One genomic region from Luteibacter yeojuensis encodes:
- the folK gene encoding 2-amino-4-hydroxy-6-hydroxymethyldihydropteridine diphosphokinase: MGRAYLSLGSNIDAERWLGLAVAELRARFGALDVSPVYRSAAVGFDGPDFLNLAVGLDSDLAPEALNDWLHALEDRHGRIRGGERYASRTLDIDIVLYDDLVLSGEGNLQIPRGELRHAFVLKPMADIAPGVRHPVSGTTMAELWSAFPAETEPLGLAELREPP, translated from the coding sequence GTGGGACGTGCCTACCTGAGTCTCGGTTCCAACATCGACGCCGAGCGTTGGCTCGGCCTCGCCGTCGCCGAACTGCGCGCCCGCTTCGGGGCGCTGGACGTATCGCCCGTGTATCGCAGCGCGGCCGTGGGGTTCGACGGTCCGGATTTCCTCAACCTGGCCGTCGGCCTCGACAGCGACCTGGCGCCCGAAGCGCTCAACGACTGGCTGCATGCGCTGGAGGACCGCCACGGTCGTATCCGCGGCGGCGAGCGCTACGCCAGCCGGACGCTGGATATCGACATCGTCCTCTATGACGACCTCGTGCTGAGCGGCGAGGGCAACCTGCAGATACCGCGCGGCGAACTGCGCCACGCGTTCGTGCTGAAGCCGATGGCCGATATCGCTCCCGGGGTGCGTCATCCGGTCAGCGGAACGACCATGGCGGAACTGTGGTCGGCGTTTCCTGCCGAAACGGAGCCGCTGGGACTGGCCGAGCTGCGGGAGCCGCCATAG
- the tsaD gene encoding tRNA (adenosine(37)-N6)-threonylcarbamoyltransferase complex transferase subunit TsaD, translated as MRNSKPVLGVETSCDETGVALLRWDPDQPGRGLLSHALFSQIALHAEYGGVVPELASRDHVRKLLPLLREALKAAGLTPADLGGVAYTAGPGLVGALLVGASAARAMAWALGVPAIGVHHMEGHLLAPLLEDDPPEPPFVALLVSGGHSMLVEVKAIGQYRILGDTLDDAAGEAFDKTAKLMGLPYPGGPALAKLAEQGTPGRFRFSRPMVDRPGLDFSFSGLKTQVLLAWQASDKSEQTRADIARGFEEAIVDTLAIKCRRALEATGAKRLVIAGGVGANKRLREQLAQAGAADGFRVYFPRLAFCTDNGAMIALAGAIRLAAGQHQDETIQVFPRWNLETLPAA; from the coding sequence ATGAGAAATTCAAAGCCCGTACTGGGCGTGGAAACCTCCTGCGACGAGACGGGCGTGGCCCTGCTCCGCTGGGACCCGGACCAGCCGGGCCGGGGGTTGCTGTCCCATGCGCTTTTCAGCCAGATCGCCCTGCATGCCGAGTACGGCGGTGTGGTGCCCGAACTGGCCAGCCGCGACCATGTCCGGAAGCTGCTCCCCCTGCTGCGGGAAGCCCTGAAGGCCGCCGGGCTGACCCCGGCCGACCTCGGCGGCGTGGCCTACACGGCCGGGCCGGGCCTTGTCGGCGCCCTGCTGGTCGGGGCTTCCGCCGCCCGGGCCATGGCCTGGGCGCTGGGCGTACCGGCCATCGGCGTCCACCACATGGAGGGCCACCTGCTGGCGCCGCTGCTCGAGGACGATCCGCCGGAGCCGCCCTTTGTGGCGCTGCTGGTGTCCGGCGGACACTCCATGCTGGTGGAGGTCAAGGCCATCGGGCAGTACCGGATCCTCGGCGATACCCTGGACGACGCCGCGGGCGAGGCCTTCGACAAGACGGCCAAGCTCATGGGCCTGCCTTATCCGGGTGGCCCGGCGCTGGCGAAACTGGCCGAGCAAGGCACGCCCGGTCGTTTCCGTTTCTCGCGTCCGATGGTCGACCGGCCTGGGCTGGACTTCAGTTTCTCGGGGCTGAAGACCCAGGTCCTGCTGGCCTGGCAGGCCTCCGATAAGAGCGAGCAGACCCGTGCCGACATCGCCCGCGGGTTCGAGGAGGCCATCGTCGACACGCTGGCGATCAAGTGCCGGCGCGCGCTGGAGGCCACAGGCGCGAAGCGGCTGGTGATCGCCGGTGGCGTGGGCGCGAACAAGCGCCTGCGCGAGCAGCTGGCTCAGGCCGGTGCCGCCGACGGTTTCCGGGTCTATTTCCCGCGGCTGGCGTTCTGCACCGACAACGGCGCGATGATCGCCCTGGCCGGGGCGATCCGCCTGGCTGCGGGCCAGCACCAGGACGAAACCATCCAGGTGTTTCCGCGCTGGAACCTCGAAACCCTGCCGGCGGCATAG
- a CDS encoding 2-dehydro-3-deoxygalactonokinase — MNILTIDTGTTNTRVSVWQDGNVAGQAARQVGVRDTAITGSKAKLEEGVRETIADALATASLDAADIGRVLASGMITSNMGLCEIPHVVAAVDIDGLAGAMREAHLPNVWHDPIWFVPGVRNAVEHIGLHNCEAMDMMRGEEVESFALVERLGLDEPTVIVLPGSHSKFVSIDAARRIEGCVTTLAGELLHVISHDTILASSLKEGFAQRIDAEMLLAGAASAKKIGLGRACFSVRILDQFAVYDANARANFLLGAVLGSDLLTLKNSSAIRMSPGTRFVVSGKPILREAIARLVEGDDFFSGTVTVLGDDEQRDLAGHGAIAVARRRGLAG; from the coding sequence ATGAACATCCTCACCATCGACACCGGCACCACCAACACCCGTGTCAGCGTGTGGCAGGACGGCAACGTCGCCGGCCAGGCCGCGCGGCAGGTCGGCGTGCGCGATACCGCCATCACCGGCAGCAAGGCGAAGCTCGAGGAAGGCGTGCGCGAGACGATCGCGGATGCCCTCGCCACGGCGAGCCTGGACGCGGCCGACATCGGCCGGGTGCTGGCTTCGGGCATGATCACCTCCAACATGGGCCTGTGCGAGATTCCGCACGTGGTGGCCGCCGTCGACATCGACGGCCTCGCCGGCGCCATGCGCGAAGCCCACCTGCCGAATGTCTGGCACGACCCGATCTGGTTCGTGCCGGGCGTACGCAACGCCGTGGAGCACATCGGCCTGCACAATTGCGAGGCCATGGACATGATGCGTGGCGAGGAGGTGGAATCCTTCGCGCTGGTGGAACGCCTGGGCCTCGACGAGCCCACCGTGATCGTGCTGCCCGGCTCGCACTCCAAGTTCGTGAGCATCGACGCCGCACGCCGCATCGAGGGTTGCGTCACCACCCTCGCCGGCGAACTGCTCCACGTCATCTCGCACGACACGATCCTCGCCAGCTCGCTGAAAGAAGGGTTCGCCCAGCGCATCGATGCGGAGATGCTGCTCGCGGGCGCCGCCTCGGCAAAGAAGATCGGCCTGGGACGCGCCTGCTTCAGCGTGCGCATCCTCGACCAGTTCGCGGTATACGATGCGAACGCGCGCGCGAACTTCCTGCTCGGCGCCGTGCTCGGTTCGGACCTTCTCACCCTCAAGAATTCCAGCGCGATCCGGATGAGTCCCGGCACGCGCTTCGTCGTCAGCGGCAAGCCGATCCTGCGCGAAGCGATCGCGAGACTGGTCGAAGGCGACGACTTCTTTTCCGGCACCGTCACGGTGCTCGGCGACGACGAGCAGCGCGACCTCGCGGGCCACGGCGCCATCGCCGTGGCCCGCCGCCGCGGGCTGGCCGGGTAA
- the folB gene encoding dihydroneopterin aldolase, whose amino-acid sequence MDIVFIEDLRIDAVIGIYDWERRIRQTLSFDLEMAFDNRRPAASDDIADTLNYKSISRRLQAYVEGSSFGLVETLAERCADIVREEFGVAWVRLKLSKPGAVRGAKAVGVRIERGTRPA is encoded by the coding sequence ATGGACATCGTCTTCATCGAAGACCTGCGCATCGACGCGGTCATCGGCATCTACGACTGGGAGCGTCGCATCCGGCAGACGTTGTCGTTCGACCTCGAGATGGCCTTCGACAACCGTCGCCCCGCGGCCAGCGACGACATCGCCGACACGCTCAACTACAAGTCGATCTCCAGGCGCCTCCAGGCCTACGTCGAAGGCTCCAGCTTCGGTCTTGTCGAAACGCTCGCCGAACGCTGCGCGGATATCGTGCGCGAGGAATTCGGCGTGGCCTGGGTGCGACTGAAGCTGTCCAAGCCCGGCGCGGTACGCGGCGCGAAGGCGGTCGGCGTGCGCATCGAACGAGGCACGCGCCCGGCATGA
- a CDS encoding DUF1328 domain-containing protein, producing the protein MLKYAIIFGLIALVTGALGFSRVSGVAATIAKVCFAIFLILFVIAILAMIGVFKMAF; encoded by the coding sequence ATGCTCAAGTACGCCATCATCTTCGGCCTGATTGCCCTGGTCACCGGCGCGCTGGGCTTCAGCCGGGTCTCCGGCGTGGCTGCGACCATCGCCAAGGTCTGCTTCGCCATCTTCCTGATCCTGTTCGTGATCGCCATCCTCGCCATGATCGGCGTCTTCAAGATGGCCTTCTGA
- a CDS encoding LysR substrate-binding domain-containing protein, with translation MKRSLPLNAVRVFELAAQHSSFTKAAEELSLTPAAVSAQVKLLEAYLGTPLFVRSNNRLKLTAAGQNYFPRIRDAFRALQQATDQVRGQRSASLRVSVPPTFGTKWLVPRLFRFFARHPDIAVEVVTDGGEGGGWDLAVDDRLAEGMEQSILAVSRYTPVCAPGLAGQLRGPDALPTQMLLHERPGRRAAPAIGWDQWFERAGVTPGPVSREMGFGDGTMMLQAAIEGQGVALAQELLVAYDLAAGRLVEPFRLEVPLQHTYYLAVSREAESREETGLFRAWLFAELDATP, from the coding sequence ATGAAGCGCTCGCTACCTCTCAACGCCGTGCGCGTGTTCGAGCTTGCAGCGCAGCATTCGAGCTTCACGAAGGCGGCCGAGGAGTTGTCGCTGACCCCTGCGGCGGTCAGCGCGCAGGTCAAATTGCTGGAAGCCTACCTGGGCACGCCGTTGTTTGTGCGAAGCAACAATCGACTGAAGCTGACGGCGGCGGGACAGAATTATTTCCCCCGCATCCGCGATGCTTTTCGTGCACTGCAACAGGCCACGGACCAGGTTCGGGGCCAGCGCAGTGCCTCGCTGCGCGTCTCCGTGCCTCCGACTTTCGGAACGAAGTGGCTGGTGCCTCGCCTTTTCCGCTTCTTCGCCAGGCATCCGGATATCGCCGTCGAGGTGGTCACCGACGGTGGCGAGGGCGGTGGCTGGGATCTTGCCGTGGACGACCGGCTGGCCGAAGGGATGGAGCAGTCGATCCTCGCCGTCAGCCGCTACACCCCGGTGTGCGCGCCGGGCCTCGCCGGTCAGCTGCGTGGCCCCGACGCGCTGCCGACCCAGATGCTCCTGCATGAACGTCCCGGTCGCCGCGCCGCCCCGGCCATCGGCTGGGACCAGTGGTTCGAGCGCGCGGGCGTGACCCCTGGCCCCGTGTCCCGCGAAATGGGCTTCGGCGACGGCACGATGATGCTGCAGGCGGCCATCGAAGGGCAGGGCGTGGCCCTGGCACAGGAACTGCTGGTGGCCTACGACCTGGCCGCCGGGCGCCTCGTCGAACCGTTCCGGCTCGAGGTGCCGTTGCAGCACACGTATTACCTGGCCGTGTCGCGCGAGGCGGAGTCTCGGGAGGAGACAGGGCTGTTCAGGGCGTGGCTATTCGCCGAACTGGACGCCACCCCGTAG
- the dnaG gene encoding DNA primase, which translates to MRGRIPDNFIDELLTRVDIVDVIERRVPLKKAGREWTACCPFHNERSPSFYVSPQKQFFHCFGCGAHGSAIKFIMDYDRLEFPDAIEELAQSVGMKVPYEGGRDDKPREDRSDLYTLLDEAASFYQRELGNSPEARAYIDRRGLDDETVKRFRIGWAPAGFDGVMKALGTTDRRRQLLNEAGMVASNERGNRYDRFRERVMFPILDRRGRVIAFGGRVLSSEQSPKYLNSPETPLFHKGRELFALWQVKQAHQHLTRIMVVEGYMDVIALHQAGLPIAVATLGTATTPEHAEVLFRAAPDVYFCFDGDRAGRQAAWRALESILPRMRDGRQAHFLFLPDGEDPDTLVRKEGKDGFEQRMKNAMPMSEYFFEELGRDVDTSRIDGKARLAERARPLIAKLPDGAFRDLMAQELQRRTGARAVLDAEPEPARKLPARPANVQRSLVRSAITLLLAQPSLAEDVEPPYPFLRLDRPGVGLLAELIDVARARPGINPAVLVEHFLDRPEYGSLQKLMQAEVIGEAEMQRVEFLDALAQMQRQVTTQRREYLIARSREGVLDDTEKAELRVLLAARAAPAAADGE; encoded by the coding sequence ATGCGTGGCCGGATTCCCGACAACTTCATCGATGAACTGCTGACCCGCGTCGACATCGTCGACGTGATAGAGCGGCGCGTGCCCCTGAAGAAGGCCGGCCGGGAGTGGACGGCCTGCTGCCCGTTCCACAACGAACGCTCTCCCTCGTTCTACGTGAGCCCGCAGAAGCAGTTCTTCCACTGCTTCGGCTGCGGCGCCCATGGCAGCGCCATCAAGTTCATCATGGACTACGACCGCCTCGAGTTCCCCGACGCCATCGAGGAACTGGCGCAGTCGGTGGGCATGAAGGTGCCGTACGAAGGCGGCCGCGACGACAAGCCGCGCGAGGACCGCAGCGACCTCTATACCCTGCTCGACGAGGCGGCCTCGTTCTACCAGCGCGAGCTGGGCAACAGTCCCGAGGCCCGTGCCTACATCGACCGCCGCGGGCTCGACGACGAGACCGTGAAGCGCTTCCGCATCGGCTGGGCGCCCGCGGGCTTCGACGGCGTGATGAAGGCGCTGGGCACGACCGATCGCCGGCGCCAGCTGCTCAACGAAGCCGGCATGGTCGCCAGCAACGAACGCGGCAACCGCTACGACCGCTTCCGCGAACGGGTGATGTTCCCCATCCTCGACCGCCGCGGCCGTGTCATCGCCTTCGGCGGCCGCGTGCTCTCCTCCGAGCAGAGCCCGAAATACCTCAACTCGCCCGAGACGCCCCTGTTCCACAAGGGGCGCGAACTGTTCGCCCTGTGGCAGGTGAAGCAGGCCCACCAGCACCTCACCCGGATCATGGTGGTGGAGGGCTATATGGACGTCATCGCGCTGCACCAGGCGGGCCTGCCGATCGCCGTGGCCACGCTGGGCACCGCAACGACGCCGGAACACGCCGAGGTGCTCTTCCGCGCGGCCCCGGACGTGTACTTCTGCTTCGATGGCGACCGCGCCGGCCGCCAGGCCGCCTGGCGCGCGCTGGAATCGATCCTGCCGCGCATGCGCGACGGCCGCCAGGCGCACTTCCTCTTCCTGCCCGACGGCGAGGACCCGGACACGCTGGTGCGCAAGGAAGGCAAGGACGGCTTCGAGCAGCGCATGAAGAACGCGATGCCGATGTCGGAGTACTTCTTCGAGGAACTCGGCCGCGACGTCGATACCAGCCGGATCGACGGCAAGGCCCGCCTGGCCGAGCGCGCCCGGCCGCTCATCGCGAAGCTTCCCGACGGCGCCTTCCGCGACCTGATGGCGCAGGAGCTGCAGCGCCGCACCGGCGCGCGCGCCGTGCTCGACGCCGAGCCCGAACCGGCACGCAAGCTTCCCGCCCGCCCCGCGAACGTGCAGCGCAGCCTCGTCCGCAGCGCGATCACCCTGCTCCTGGCCCAACCTTCGCTGGCCGAAGACGTCGAGCCGCCCTACCCCTTCCTGCGCCTCGACCGGCCGGGCGTGGGCCTGCTCGCGGAACTGATCGACGTGGCCCGTGCCCGACCGGGCATCAACCCGGCGGTGCTGGTCGAGCACTTCCTCGACCGGCCCGAGTACGGCTCGCTGCAGAAGCTGATGCAGGCCGAGGTGATCGGCGAGGCGGAAATGCAGCGCGTGGAGTTCCTCGACGCCCTGGCCCAGATGCAGCGCCAGGTCACCACGCAGCGCCGCGAGTACCTCATCGCCCGCAGCCGCGAAGGCGTGCTCGACGATACCGAGAAGGCCGAGCTGCGGGTGCTGCTCGCCGCCCGCGCCGCACCGGCCGCGGCGGACGGCGAATGA
- the rpsU gene encoding 30S ribosomal protein S21, translating to MPSVKVRENEPFELALRRFKRTCEKAGVLAETRKREFYEKPTQERKRKRAAAVKRHLRRLSRDTTRRTRMY from the coding sequence ATGCCGAGCGTTAAAGTCCGCGAGAACGAGCCGTTTGAGCTTGCCCTTCGCCGCTTCAAGCGTACGTGCGAGAAGGCTGGCGTGCTGGCCGAAACGCGCAAGCGCGAATTTTACGAAAAGCCGACCCAGGAGCGTAAGCGCAAGCGCGCCGCTGCTGTGAAGCGTCACCTGCGCCGTCTGTCCCGCGACACGACGCGCCGGACCCGCATGTACTGA
- a CDS encoding pteridine reductase, with protein sequence MNPSPVVLVTGGARRVGAAIARRLHAAGCSVAVHYRHSSAEADALARELNAVRDGSVATFAAALEDDAALHPLVESVTNRFGRLDGLVNNASAFYPTPIGETTAAHWDDLFAANARAPFFLAQAAAPALREARGAIVSIVDIYAERPLAGHTVYSMAKAALEMLTLSLAKELAPEVRVNAVAPGAILWPSSGKPEEAAEVLIAKTPLARKGEPEDVAEAVRWLLLDAHYTTGQVIRVDGGRALTI encoded by the coding sequence GTGAATCCCTCCCCGGTCGTCCTCGTCACCGGCGGCGCACGCCGCGTGGGTGCAGCCATCGCGCGGCGGCTGCACGCCGCGGGTTGCTCCGTCGCCGTCCACTACCGCCATTCCAGCGCCGAAGCCGATGCGCTCGCGCGGGAACTCAACGCCGTGCGGGACGGCAGCGTCGCCACGTTTGCCGCCGCGCTCGAGGACGATGCCGCCCTGCACCCGCTCGTCGAGTCGGTGACGAACCGGTTCGGCCGGCTCGACGGCCTGGTCAACAACGCCTCGGCCTTCTATCCGACCCCGATCGGCGAAACCACCGCGGCCCACTGGGACGACCTGTTCGCGGCCAATGCCCGCGCGCCCTTCTTCCTCGCCCAGGCCGCCGCGCCCGCGCTGCGCGAAGCGCGGGGCGCGATCGTCAGCATCGTCGACATCTACGCGGAACGTCCGCTGGCGGGGCATACCGTGTATTCGATGGCGAAAGCCGCGCTCGAGATGCTGACCTTGTCCCTCGCGAAGGAGTTGGCGCCCGAAGTGCGCGTCAACGCCGTCGCTCCCGGCGCCATCCTCTGGCCATCGTCGGGAAAGCCGGAAGAAGCCGCCGAAGTGCTGATCGCAAAAACGCCTCTGGCCCGCAAGGGCGAGCCAGAGGATGTCGCGGAAGCGGTGCGCTGGCTGCTTCTCGATGCGCATTACACGACCGGGCAGGTCATACGCGTGGATGGCGGCCGCGCCCTGACAATCTGA
- a CDS encoding DedA family protein, with product MDLLNDLVDFFGRNGYLAVFFALMLCGAGLPLPEDISLVAGGIITGLGYGDVHTMVGVGMAGVLVGDSTMFLLGRHFGGRIMSWRLVARLLTPERYAKVQEKFERYGNRMMFVARFLPGMRTAVFITAGATHRVGFFRFLLLDGLAAAISVPIWVYLGYFGAHNHEWLAMWIRRGQTGVWLAIFAAVAALGVIWWRKRKTARDC from the coding sequence ATGGACCTGCTCAACGACCTCGTCGATTTCTTCGGAAGGAACGGCTACCTCGCCGTCTTCTTCGCGCTGATGCTCTGCGGCGCGGGATTGCCCCTGCCCGAGGACATCAGCCTGGTCGCGGGCGGCATCATCACCGGCTTGGGCTACGGCGACGTGCACACCATGGTCGGCGTGGGCATGGCGGGCGTGCTGGTGGGCGATTCCACGATGTTCCTGCTCGGCCGCCATTTCGGCGGACGGATCATGAGCTGGCGCCTGGTCGCGCGGCTCCTCACGCCCGAGCGCTACGCGAAGGTGCAGGAGAAGTTCGAGCGCTACGGGAACCGCATGATGTTCGTGGCGCGCTTCCTCCCCGGCATGCGCACCGCCGTGTTCATCACCGCCGGTGCCACCCATCGGGTGGGGTTCTTCCGTTTCCTGCTGCTCGACGGCCTCGCCGCGGCCATCAGCGTGCCGATCTGGGTCTACCTCGGGTACTTCGGCGCGCACAACCACGAGTGGCTGGCGATGTGGATCCGCCGCGGGCAGACCGGGGTGTGGCTGGCCATCTTCGCGGCCGTCGCGGCGCTCGGCGTGATCTGGTGGCGGAAGCGGAAGACGGCGCGGGATTGTTGA
- a CDS encoding DUF6159 family protein, which produces MGKFARSWALMKASATILRQDKELMLFPLLAGLASLVVVATFAWPVYTLFAHHHADFEGQRQHVSPLFMLVSFLFYFVQYGVVIFFNVALASAALIRLDGGNPTLGDGIRTAMGKLPNIIGYALIAATVGMILRALQERLGFVGRIVAGLLGLGWTVATFLVVPVLAAQDVGPVDAVKRSTSLLKQTWGENLIGNAGIGVAGGILTFCLIFVSGVLFFAAAATKSIALMVAVGVVAVIALIALSLFQTAMHGVYSAALYRYADQGDPGQGFDRALLESAFRQKN; this is translated from the coding sequence ATGGGTAAGTTCGCTCGTAGTTGGGCGCTGATGAAGGCCAGCGCCACCATCCTTCGCCAGGACAAGGAGCTGATGCTCTTTCCGTTGCTGGCCGGCCTGGCATCGCTGGTGGTGGTGGCCACCTTCGCATGGCCGGTATACACGCTGTTCGCCCATCACCACGCGGACTTCGAGGGCCAGCGCCAGCACGTCTCGCCGCTCTTCATGCTGGTGAGCTTCCTGTTCTATTTCGTGCAGTACGGTGTGGTGATCTTCTTCAACGTCGCGCTCGCGTCGGCCGCGCTCATCCGTCTCGACGGCGGCAACCCGACCCTCGGCGACGGCATCCGCACCGCCATGGGCAAGCTGCCGAACATCATCGGTTACGCCCTCATCGCCGCCACGGTGGGCATGATCCTGCGCGCGCTGCAGGAGCGCCTCGGTTTCGTCGGCCGCATCGTGGCCGGCCTGCTCGGCCTCGGCTGGACGGTGGCCACCTTCCTCGTCGTGCCGGTGCTCGCCGCCCAGGACGTGGGTCCGGTCGACGCGGTGAAACGCAGCACCTCGCTGCTGAAGCAGACCTGGGGCGAAAACCTGATCGGCAACGCCGGCATCGGCGTGGCGGGCGGCATCCTCACCTTCTGCCTCATCTTCGTCAGCGGCGTCCTGTTCTTCGCGGCGGCGGCCACGAAGTCGATCGCCCTGATGGTCGCCGTGGGCGTGGTCGCGGTGATCGCGCTCATCGCCCTCAGCCTGTTCCAGACGGCGATGCATGGCGTGTACTCCGCCGCGCTTTACCGTTACGCGGACCAGGGCGATCCGGGCCAGGGCTTCGACCGCGCGCTGCTCGAATCGGCGTTCCGCCAGAAGAACTGA
- a CDS encoding GatB/YqeY domain-containing protein translates to MSLKAKITEDMKAAMKGGEKDRLAVIRLVQAQIKQREVDERIELDDAQVLAVLEKMQKQRRDSIEQYDKAGRTDLADVERYEMGVIDGYLPAKFSEAELDAIIDSAIIEAGATTARDMGKVVALVKEKAAGRADMASVAGKVKAKLA, encoded by the coding sequence ATGAGCCTCAAGGCAAAGATCACCGAAGACATGAAGGCCGCCATGAAGGGCGGGGAAAAGGACCGCCTCGCGGTCATCCGTCTGGTCCAGGCCCAGATCAAGCAGCGCGAGGTCGACGAACGGATCGAGCTGGACGACGCCCAGGTGCTGGCCGTGCTCGAGAAGATGCAGAAGCAGCGCCGCGATTCCATCGAGCAGTACGACAAGGCCGGGCGCACGGACCTGGCCGACGTGGAGCGCTACGAGATGGGCGTCATCGACGGCTACCTCCCGGCCAAGTTCAGCGAGGCCGAACTGGACGCCATCATCGACTCGGCCATCATCGAGGCGGGTGCCACCACGGCCCGCGACATGGGCAAGGTCGTCGCCCTGGTCAAGGAAAAGGCCGCCGGCCGCGCCGACATGGCCTCCGTGGCGGGTAAGGTGAAGGCCAAGCTGGCCTGA
- a CDS encoding mechanosensitive ion channel family protein — MIEPQHIQTFLDELIPSPVWRRVVLVAGLVVLAWLVDLLGRLFLHRVVRAATRHTHWRWDDALYEFGSFRWLARMLPGIVVYYGIELLLPVSDGVGAFVRNLAVCWIIVCVISAMGRALLAFESLYSATPAGKRSIKGIVQLLQLALWIVALVLVITKLTHQSLGLLLSGIGAMSAVLLLVFKDTILGFVAGIQLSTNDMLHVGDWITMPSAGVDGDVIDITLHTVKVRNFDRTIVTVPTWKLISESFQNWRGMAESGGRRIKRELFVDAACVRFLEDEEIERFGRVHLLKAYLERKREDIRRWNEALGEPGKLPVNRRRQTNIGAFRAYAEAYLAAHPDVHERMTRMVRMRDPGAQGIPLEVYCFTNTVVWLDYERIQADIFDHLIAILPEFGLRPFQQPSGGDVRDVLAGVRPAVPEGA; from the coding sequence ATGATCGAACCGCAGCACATCCAGACCTTCCTCGACGAACTCATTCCCTCGCCCGTGTGGCGGCGGGTGGTGCTGGTGGCCGGACTGGTCGTCCTGGCCTGGCTCGTGGATCTGCTCGGTCGCCTCTTCCTGCACCGCGTCGTGCGCGCCGCCACGCGGCACACGCACTGGCGCTGGGACGACGCGCTCTACGAATTCGGGAGTTTCCGCTGGCTGGCACGGATGCTGCCGGGCATCGTCGTGTACTACGGCATCGAATTGCTGCTGCCCGTGAGCGATGGCGTGGGTGCCTTCGTGCGCAACCTCGCCGTGTGCTGGATCATCGTCTGCGTCATCTCGGCCATGGGCCGTGCGCTGCTCGCCTTCGAATCGCTCTACAGCGCGACACCGGCCGGCAAACGCTCCATCAAGGGCATCGTGCAGCTCTTGCAGCTGGCGTTGTGGATCGTGGCGCTGGTGCTGGTGATCACCAAGCTCACCCACCAGAGCCTCGGCCTGCTGCTTTCCGGCATCGGCGCCATGTCGGCGGTCCTGCTGCTGGTATTCAAGGACACGATCCTCGGTTTCGTCGCGGGCATCCAGCTCAGCACCAACGACATGCTGCACGTGGGCGACTGGATCACGATGCCTTCCGCCGGTGTCGACGGCGACGTCATCGACATCACGCTGCATACGGTCAAGGTGCGCAATTTCGACCGCACGATCGTCACCGTGCCGACCTGGAAGCTGATCTCCGAATCGTTCCAGAACTGGCGCGGCATGGCCGAGTCCGGCGGGCGCCGCATCAAGCGCGAGCTGTTCGTGGACGCGGCGTGCGTGCGTTTCCTCGAAGACGAGGAGATCGAACGGTTCGGCCGCGTGCACTTGCTGAAGGCGTACCTCGAACGCAAGCGCGAGGACATCCGGCGCTGGAACGAGGCGCTGGGCGAACCCGGCAAGCTGCCGGTGAACCGGCGCCGGCAGACCAATATCGGCGCGTTCCGCGCTTACGCCGAGGCCTACCTCGCGGCGCATCCCGACGTGCACGAGCGGATGACCCGCATGGTGCGCATGCGCGATCCCGGGGCGCAGGGCATTCCGCTGGAAGTCTATTGCTTCACGAACACGGTGGTCTGGCTCGATTACGAGCGCATCCAGGCCGACATCTTCGATCACCTCATCGCCATCCTCCCCGAGTTCGGTCTGCGTCCGTTCCAGCAGCCGTCGGGCGGCGACGTGCGCGACGTTCTCGCCGGTGTCCGCCCCGCCGTGCCGGAGGGTGCCTGA